The DNA window ACTGATTATTACGTCAACACGATCGACCCCAAGGTCATCGAAGCTCGCAAGGCCCTGCACGCCGCCCGCAAAGCACAGTCTGACTTCATCAACCCCATCCCCGAAGCAATGGTGATGAAGGAGACCCGAACGCCCAAGCCCGCGTTCCTCCTCAAACGCGGCAACTACGATCAGCATGGCGATCCCGTCTCGGCAACAACACCGGCGGTCATGCCGGCGTTTCCCGCCGACCAGCCGCACAACCGCCTGGGTCTGGCCCGCTGGCTGACCGACCCGCAGCATCCGCTGACCGGCCGGGTGACGGTCAATCGCCTTTGGCAGCAGATGTTCGGCCGGGGCATCGTAGAGACCTCCGACAACTTCGGCTCGACCGGCGCGGTGCCGTCGCATCCGGAACTACTGGACTACCTGACGCGTGTCTTCATCGACGACTACAAGTGGGATCAGAAGCGGTTCCTGAAGTACATCGCGATGAGCGCAACCTATCGGCAGTCATCGCAGCCGAGCGCCGAAGCCCGCGCAAAGGATCCGACCAACCTGCTGCTCTCGCACATGCCCCCAAGGCGACTGACCGCCGAGATGCTTCGCGATCAGGCCCTGTCTTCCAGCGGACTGCTGGTCGAGAAGCTCGGCGGGCCGAGCGTGAAGCCCTATCAGCCCGCCGGCCTGTGGGATATCGCGATGGGCCGCCCGAAGTACGACCAGGGCAAGGGCGAAGACCTGTATCGCCGCAGTTTGTACACGTACATCAAGCGCACGGTCGCCCCGCCGGCGATGCTGACGTTCGACGCCGCCGACCGGAGCTACTGCACGATCAAGCGACAGACGACGAGCACGCCGTTGCAATCGCTGACGCTGCTGAACGATGTGCAGGTTGTCGAGGCGTCGCGGAAGGTGGCCGAGCGGATGATCGCCGAAGGCGGCCCGGATGACGCCAGCCGCGTGAAATATGCGTTCCGCCTGATCACCGGCCGGCAGGCGACCGATCGCGAGACGACGGTGCTGGTGGCGATGCTGGCCGAGCAGCGGGCGCTATTCGCCGCCGACCGCAAATCGGCCGAGGCCCTGCTGAAAGTCGGTGAGAGCAAGACCGCCGCCAAGCTGGATGCCGCCGAAGTCGCCGCCGGCAGCGTGCTGGCGCAGGCGATCTTCAATCACGACGAAGCAGTGATGCGGCGGTAGCTCGTAGGGTCCGCCTTGGCGGACGCGTTGGGCTTTACGCGGAATCTCCTCTGACAACATCGATCGCGTCCGCCAAGGCGGACCCTACAAAGATACGACATGAGCCTCTTCTGTAACAATATCAATGTCAGCATGAACCGCCGGGATTTCTTCGCCCGCTCGGGGCTGGGCCTCGGCGGTGCGGCGCTGATGGGACTTCTCAACCGTGACGCGATTGCGGCGGAACCGGCGACGAAGCCGCAGGGCTCTCTCCCGGCGGACCGTGGGTTCAAGACATCGAAGGGCGTCCTCGACAAGCTCCACTTCCCCGTCCGCGCCAAGCGGGTCATCTACCTGTTCATGTCCGGCGGGCCGTCGCAGTTCGAACTGTTCGACCACAAGCCATTGCTCAACGAGATGCAGGGAAAAGACCTGCCGGCTTCGGTCCGCATGGGCCAGCGCCTCACCGGCATGAGCGGCAACCAGGCCACCCTGCCGCTGGCAGGGTCGATCTACAAGTTTGATAAGTACGGCAAATCCGGCGCGACCGTCAGCGAGCTCATGCCCTGGACCGCCAAGTGCGTGGACGACCTGTGCTTCATCCGGTCGATGCACACCGACCACATCAACCACGACCCGGCGATGACCTTCTTTCAGACCGGCCATCAGTTGGCCGGCCGGCCCAGCATGGGATCGTGGATGAGCTACGGCCTGGGCTCGGGCAACGAGAACCTGCCGTCGTTCGTCGTGCTGATCTCGAAAGACCGCATCGACCAGCCGCTCTACAGCCGGCTCTGGGGCAATGGCTTCCTCGGCAGCGTTCACCAGGGCGTGCAGTTCCGCAGCGGCGGCGATCCGGTGCTGTATCTGCAGAACCCCGCCGGCATCAGCAGCGACAGCCGTCGCAAGATGCTCGACAAGCTCGGCGAACTCCACCGGCTGCAATTCGAAGACCTCGGCGATCCCGAGATCAACGCCCGCGTGAGCCAGTACGAGATGGCGTACCGCATGCAGACGAGCGTCCCCGAGGTGATGGATGTCGCCAACGAACCGGCGAGCACCTACGAACTGTACGGCGAAGAGGCTCGCCACCCCGGCACCTTCGCCGCCAACTGCCTGCTCGCCCGGCGGCTCGCCGAGCGCGACGTGCGGTTCATCCAGCTCTATCACCCCGGCTGGGATCAGCACGGCGGCCTGCCCGCCGGCATCAAACGCCAGGCGAAAGACGTCGACCAAGCCTGCTACGGCCTGGTGACCGACCTCAAGCAGCGCGGCCTGCTGGATGACACCCTCGTCGTCTGGGGCGGCGAGTTCGGCCGAACCAACTATTCGCAGGGCAAGCTGACCGCGACCAACTACGGCCGCGACCACCACCCCCGCTGCTTCACCATCTGGATGGCCGGCGGCGGCATAAAACCCGGCATGTCGTACGGCACCACCGACGACTTCGGCTACAACGTCACGTCAAACCCGGTCGATGTGCACGACCTGCACGCGACGATCCTCCACCAGATGGGGATTGATCATGAGAAGCTGACCTACAAGTTCCAGGGCCGGTATTACCGGCTGACGGATGTGCATGGGCATGTGGTGAAGGATGTACTGTCGTCGAGCTAGACTATTCCGATTGTTCCAATCCAGCCCGCCACTTCTGCAGCTCGTATCGCAAAGAGGCGTCCAGGTTTGGCAATCGCAGCGCGTTGATGACCATCGCGTATTCGTAACAGCAATAGCCGGGGTTCGGACGGTTCTTCGCCAATTCCATCAGCATGTCGGTTGCCTCAGCGGCGATTTCGTCGGATCGCTCTTCGATCGCCAGTTGAACCATCGCGGTGTATCCGGCATTGGTGGTCCAGTCGACCGGCCCGCGGAGCAGCGAGTAGAGCGCCTTGCGTCGATGCGATTGCGACCAGCCGGCATCCACCCGGGCGATGATAAACGCCGACGCGAACTGCTGCCGCTGCACCCAGTCCCACGCCGGCCAGCCTGTCGGAGGCGCAGCCGGATTCACCATCATCCCCAGCAGTGATGGAACTGACTTGGGGCCGAGTTCGGCGGCGATGCTGCCGGCCATGGCCCACCAAGACTCCGCGTCGTAAGGCCTCTCGGCGATCTCGAGCACTTTCTTCACAACGTAGGCATGCGGCGCGGGCAATGCAGGCCTTGGCGCGGTGCCGTCATATCGCCACAGCAGATAATCCACTTCGCCGCGCGGTACCCTGGGATCAGGGTGAGGAATCTCAGTAATCTCGGGCGTGAAGCTTCCCCGCGGCCAACCGAGCGCCAACTCAATCGCCTGCCATGCGCTGGGTGCTTCCATTGACGAGATAGTCATCTTGATCGCTCCCGGTGCGACGGGCTCTTCGCCGGGCTTGCGCGAATCCAGGAATTGCCGAATGCCGTCCAGTGATGCCTCGGTCGTGTGAGGCAGAAACCCGACGAAAGGTTTGAGCGAGTTAAGCCAATAGCGGGCTCGATCGCTGGACGGGTTCTGCTCGGCGTACCTCTCGAGGGCACCTTGCCAGTCTCCTTGCCGACCTAGAAGAGCCTTGAGGAAATAACTCATCGGCATGGCGGTGGTGTGAGCCGGGTCAACTCGAAGCGTATCCTCGGCCCATTTGAGCGCCTCTTCAAACCGCCGCTCGGAGAGGTGGATCTCAGCGATATCGGCCCGGGCGGCAGCGTCCTTCGGATCGATTTTGATCATCTCCTTGTAGACCTCGATCGCCTCGTCGGAGCGACCGGCACCACTCAGTGCCATCGCCAGCGCACACCCGGTCATGTAAGAGCGGTTCGCCCGGAATGCCGCTTCCGAGTGCTTGATCGCCTCGTCGATCCGACCGAGCTTGCGAATCACCGCCGCATAGAATCCGGCCAGAACGCCATCGGTGGGATGAAGCTGCGCCATGCGGAGGGCAACCGGCTCAAGTTCGGAAAGGTCGGCGCGACCTTCGGCCGATTCCACGACGATCCCGGGATACATTTGCAGATAACCGGCGAAACAAGACGCGGCCTTGACCGGATCGACCTGCTCTGCGGCCCCGGCGCGACCCAGCCACCGAGTGCCCCACTTGAGAAACTCGCGGTGCGGCGCGGCCTTGTGCAGGTGCGGTAGGAGATCGAACGCCTCGGCGTATCGGCCATTCGCTCCCAGCGCGAACACGCGGCAGGCCACCGTCCCGACGTAGTTATCATCTTTGAGCGGGAACAACTCGACGGCATCCTCGGCGGCGTTCAGGGCACGTCCCAGGAGTTCGATCATGCGCGCGTCTGCAGGGTCGTTCATGACCGCATTGGCCAGATGATGGGCGGCATGCGGCAGATCGGCCTCGCCGATCGCGGACTCGGCGATGTCCAGTTCCTGGTCGTTCGTGAGTGACTTGTGATGCGCCCCGCAGGCGACGGGCTTTAGCTCCAATACGGGTTCGTTCTGTGAACGCGCCGACTCACCAGCCCCTCTCGGGGAAGCCGCCGATTGAGACGCCCTTGCCTTGCCGCCGAACCAACGTTTCCACCAAGGTTGCCGACTCATATCACTCCCAATTTCGAAGCGGTTTCCGTTCCCACCCAGGTCTACATCCCCAGTTCCTTCACCAAAAACGCCATCGCGTCCGCCTGCTCTTCGATGATCTTCGCCGTCGGTTTGCCGCCGCCGTGGCCGGCTTTGACGTCGATGCGAATCAGGACCGGGTTGTCGCCGCCGTGGCACTCCTGTAACCGCGCGGCGAACTTGAAGCTGTGCGCGGGGACGACGCGGTCGTCGTGATCGGCCGTGGTCACCATCGTTGACGGGTACTTCACGCCGGGCTTGAGGTTGTGGTACGGCGAGTAGCCGTAGAGCACCTTGAACTCGGCCGCGTCGTCGGCCGATCCGTAGTCGCTCTTCCATGCCCAGCCGATGGTGAACTTGTGGAACCGCAGCATGTCCATCACGCCGACAGCGGGAACCGCGGCTTTGAACAGCTCCGGTCGCTGGGTCATGGCGGCCCCGACGAGCAGCCCGCCGTTGCTGCCGCCCTGGATCGCCAGCTTCTGGCTCGATGTGTATTTGTTCGCGATCAGCCACTCGGCGGACGCTATAAAATCGTCGAACACGTTCTGCTTTTTCAGCTTGGTGCCGGCTTCGTGCCATTCCTCGCCGTACTCACCGCCGCCGCGCAGGTTGGCCACGGCGTACACGCCGCCCATCTCCATCCAGGCGACGCGCGACACGCTAAAGCCCGGCGTCATGGGAATGTTGAACCCGCCGTAGCCGTACAAAATCGTAGGGTTGGTGCCGTCCAGCTTCAGGCCTTTCTTGTGCGAAATGAACATCGGCACCTTCGTGCCGTCTTTGCTGGGGACGAAGACCTGTGTCGTTTCAAAGCCGTCGCGATCGAACTTCACGTTCGGGGCGCGAAAGGCCTCGCTCCGGCCGGTCTCAAAGTCGTAGCGGTAGACCACGCCGGGCGTGGTGAAGCTGGTGTATGAATAGAACGTCTCGCGATCGCCGCGCTTCCCGCCAAACCCGCCGGCCGAGCCGAGGCCGGGCAGTGCGATCTCCGCCAGCGGCTTGCCATCGATCGCGAACGTGCGGACGACACTGTGCGCGTCCTTCAGGTATTCGACCACAAACCGGTCGGCGACAATGTTCACGCCGTCCAGCGTCTCGGCCGACTGCGGGATCAGTTCCTTCCAGTTCTCACGCTGCGGCCTGGCGACATCAATCGCGATCACTCGCCCGCGCGGGGCGTCCAGGTCAGTCTTGAAGAAGAACACCGAACCTTCGTTGTCGATGAAGTCGTAAGAGGCATCGAATGCCATCAGCAGTTCGACCACCGGCGACTCGGGCCTGCTCAGGTCTTTGTACAGCACGCGGTTCTTCGGATCGGTCCCCTGCCCGCTGTGGATGACCAGATAGCGGCCGTCGTCGGTGACATGCCCGCTGAAGCTCCAGTCCTTCTGATCGGGCCGGTGGTAGACGAGCACATCGTCGCTCTGCGGCGTGCCGATCTTGTGAAAGTAGAGCTTCTGGAAGTAGTTCACCTTGGTCAGCTTCGCGCCCTCGGCCGGCTCGTCGTAACGGCTGTAGAAGAAGCCGCTGCCGTCCTTCAGCCAGCTTGCCCGGGAGAACTTCACCCACTTGAGGTGGTCCGCCAGATCGTTCCCGGTGCGGATATCGCGAACCTTCCACTCCTGCCAGTCCGACCCGGCGGCGGACAAGCCATACGCCATCAGATGGCCGTCTTCGCTGACGGCCGTGCCCGACAGCGCCACGGTTCCGTCGGCCGACAGCTTGTTCGGGTCGATCAGCAGTTTCGGCTCGGCCGAGAGCGTATCCATCGTGTAGAGGACGCTCTGGTTCTGCAGGCCGTCGTTGCGGCTGATGAAGTACCGCCCGCCATGCTTGCCGGGAACGCCCCACCGCTCGTAGTTCCAGAGTTCCGTCAGGCGGTCCTTGATCGCCTGCCGCTGGGGAATCTTCGCGAGGTAGTCGAAGGTGACCTTGTTCTGGGCTTCCACCCATGCCTTGGTGTCGGCGGCGTTGTCGTCTTCGAGCCAGCGGTAGGGGTCGGCGACGGCGACGCCGTGATAGACGTCGGACTGATCGACCTTGCGGGTTTGCGGGTAAGTCATCGGAGTAGCGGCGAACGTGAGCGAGGGCAGGAGCACAAACGCGGTAAGCAGTCGGATTCGCGACATAGTGCCAAGGATGACGCAGGGGAACGTGCCGGTCAAACGGAAAGGATCATGACGAACGCGGCGCGATCACTCGCACGGACCTGCGGATCGCCCCAGCCGATGGCGTGTGCATGCTTTACATCATGAAGCAGGAATTGACGGAGGGGATACTGACAATTAGCCTACTCTTGTGGGCGACGGCTAAGGGTGGCGCGTGCCGCCGTGTTATGCGAACGGCAACAGTGATGGGACAGTGGCGCACTTGGATAACGGTCGCGGGCCTCGTGTTGATGTGCGTTGCAGGAGCTACATTCGCTTACTGCCAGTTCGACGCCTCCGAGAAGCCAGACGTGGTCTACATCCTTGGTCACAGGTACGACCTGGCGTGGGAAGTTGCAGCACCCGCCGCCGTGTTAAGCGTAGTCCTGCTGGCCGTGCGGCTGTCGCTTAACCAGCCATTGCAGCGGACCGGGGCCGCACAACGCGGGTTCGAAGTCCTTGACGTCCCAGATCGCGGCCCCGGCCGCTGAACGTCAGTCCGTCATGCAGCGGGATGCTCGCTATGCCCATCGACCTTTCCCCTTCGGAAAAGCTTGCCTTCACGACGGTTCGCATCGAATGCGACACGCCCGCAGGCAAATCCACTGGCACAGGCTTCTACTTCGCGTTCTGCCGGAAGGGCGAACAGTTCGTGCCAGCGATCGTCACCAACAAACATGTCGTCGCCGGCAGCACAACGGGTCGCTTCCACCTTCATCTATCCCAGAACCCGGACTCCGTTCCGACAACGCACACCGGATTCGAGGTACCGGACTTCGAGAAGCAGTGGATTGGACATCCGAACGCTGACGTCGACCTGTGTGTCATGCCCATAGCGCCGCTTCTGCGGTTCTCTGAGCAGCAGGGGAAGAAGCTCTTCTTCATTCCTATGGATGAGCAGTTGCTACCAACGGCCAACGACTTAGGGAACCTTATGGCGATTGAGGAGGTTGTCATGGTCGGGTATACGAATGGGATCTGGGACCACGTGAACAACATGCCCGTATTCCGGCGCGGGGTCACTGCTACACACCCAAATGCGGACTACTGCGGCCGCAAGGAGTTCATGATCGACGCAGCCTGCTTCCCCGGATCCAGCGGTTCTCCAGTCCTGTTGTACAACTTTGGGAACTACTCTGACCGTAAGGGGAACACAATCATCGGCTCACGCATCAAATTGCTTGGCATCCTTTATGCCGGCCCACAGCACACGGCGACTGGTGAAATAGCGATTCAGACAATCCAAACGGTTTCGAAGCCTGTCGCGATATCGCGAATCCCAAACAATTTGGGGGTCATCATCAAGGCCGAACGACTCAAGGATTTTGAGGCGATTCTCCAGCCGCCGGGCGGCGGTCCATCCTCTGCATAGGGAAGTCCTGCAGCGGTCTGGGCGGCCATCACGGTCGAGTCGTCGAGGCCGCCTCCGGTGCCCGTCCGGCCGCGGAACGTCGTTCAGTTATAGGTGTCTCGTGAGTTGGCGAACCGGCGGCAAGCTATTCATCGAAATCTTCCCACTCTTTTAGGCGAACACTTCCGATCGGGAGGAGCGGATCGAGTTTCTCAGTGATCTGCTTAAGGTATTTATGGAGGATGAGATCGACACCTGCGACGTCGAGGTAGTCCATCCCGAGATGCGCGCGATCGGCGCTGAGATTGCCGAGCTTGAGCGGTATAGGGACGACGGAGACCCGGCGTAACCGCCGGAACTTATGATCCCGCCGCTCTTAGCGGCCGACAGAGGGGGCTGACTGAACAGTCACGGCCATCAAGGGAATGACACGCCGTTTGCGACGTCGCTGCTAACGCGTTTCTCCGTTATCGGTATCATCCTTCGGGCACAGTCGCCGTCACACAGACGCCGAATGGCTTTGAAGGAGAAACGAATGGCTGTATCACGCTGGATGGGTCGCGGACTGGTCGCGTTGGTTGCGGTTGGGTTGTTGTCGGCGAGGTCTCCCGGTGCCGATGCGCCTGCACCCCAGCCGCCCGCCCCGGCCCCGCTCGCCGAGGCCGCGGGGCGAATGACCGTGCCGCCGGGGTTCAATGTGAGGCTGTTCGCCGGCGAGCCCGACGTGGTGCAGCCGATCGCGTTCACCTGGGACCATCGCGGGCGGATGTGGGTGGTGCAGTGCCTGAGCTATCCCAACTGGGCGATGGACGACAGTAAGCCCGGAACCGACAGCATCATCATCCTGGAAGACACCGACCACGACGGCAAGTTCGACAAGCGGACTGTCTTTGCCGACAAGCTGCGGAACGTCTCGGCGATCGAGGTCGGTTTCGGCGGCGTCTGGATCGGCGCGATTCCCTACCTTCAGTTCATCCCCGACCGTGACGGCGACGACAAGCCCGACGGCCCGCCGGAGAATCTGCTCGACGGCTGGAACGTCAAAGAGGTCAAGCACAACATCTTCTCGTCATTCACCTGGGGCCCGGACGGCTGGCTGTATGCCACCAACGGCATTCAGTCCAAGAGTGCCGTCGGCAAGCCCGGCACGCCGGCCGAGAAACGCGTGAAGTTCGATTGCGGCGTATGGCGCTATCACCCGACGAAGCACCTCTTCGAAGTCGTCTGTGTCGGCACGACCAACCCGTGGGGCCTGGACTTCGACGAGTACGGGAACTGCTTCTTCACCAACTGCGTGATCGCGCACCTTTGGCATGCGATACCGGGTGCGCACTTCCAGCGCATGTACGGCCAGCACACCAACCCCTACCACTACGGGTATATGCAGAGCTGCGCCGACCACCTGCACTGGGGCGGCGGAAGCTGGACCGAATCCCGCGGCGGACAAGGAAAACACTCCGAAGCCGGCGGCGGACACGCCCATATCGGCGCGATGGTTTACCAGGGCGACAACTGGCCAGACGAATACCGCGGCGGACTGTACACCTGCAATCTGCACGGCAATCGCGTGAACCACGACATCTTCGAGGCCAAAGGCTCCGGCGTCGTCGCGCACCACGGCAAGGATTTTCTGCTCGCCAACGACACCTGGTTCCGCGGGCTGGCGATCAAATCCGGACCCGACGGGGCGGTCTACATCTGCGACTGGACCGACACCGGCGAATGCCACAACTACGTCGTCGTTGACCGGATGAATGGCCGGCTCTATCGCGTGGCGTTCGGCACGCCATCGACCGTTCCCGCCGACCTGTCGAAGCTCGACGATACGGGACTGATCAAGCTGCTGGATCACAAGAACCAATGGTGGACGCGAACGGCCCGCCGGCTGCTTCAGGAACGGACGGCGACGGGCAAGCTGGGCGGCGATACGGTGGCCTCGCTTCGCAAGGCGCTGGATGTCACGAACGATCCGAAAGCCAAACTGCGGGCCCTGTGGCATCTCGTCGCCGTCGACGGCGTGACGCCGGAACTGCTGACCCAACTGACCGGCGATTCGCCGTACGTCGCCGGCTGGGCGATCCGACTGGCGGTGGACGGCGGCCGTCCGTCGGATGCCCTGCTGGCGCGATTTGCCGAGCTGGCCAGGTCGAGCGAATCGCCGGTGGTGCGTCTGAACCTCGCATCGGCGTTGCAACGCCTGCCGGTCGCCGACCGCTGGGCGATCGCCGAGGGCCTCGTTCAACACGACGACAACGAAGACGCCAACCTGCCGTTGATGGTTTGGTTTGGCGTGGAGCCGCTTGTCTCGGCGGACCTGTCCCGTGCGATGGCGCTGGCCGAGAAGAGCAAGCTGAAAATCGTCCAGCAATACATCGCCCGCCGGGCGGTGGACGGCGTCAGCAAACCCGGGATGGAAGCGGTCGTAGCGCTGCTCGATAAGACTAGCGATCAGGAGTTGCGCAAGTGGCTGCTGGTCGGGTTGAAGGAAGGATTGGCCGGCCTGCGGAAGGTGGACATGCCGGCCGCCTGGCCGCAGGTCTACCAGAAACTGCTGGCGAGCAATCGCGGCGAAGTGCGGGAAGGCGCGACGCAGGTGGGGCTGGTCTTTGGCGACACCCTGGCGCTCGGCGATCTGCGCAAGCAGGCGACCGACGCCACCGCCGACCCGCAGGCACGGCAGCGGGCGATCCAATCACTGGTGACGGCGAAGGACGCCGACCTGGCCCCCCTGCTGCACAAGCTGCTGGACGACCGCGACGTGCGAACGACGGCGATCAAGGCGATCGCCGCCGTCGGGCATGCCGACTCGGCCAAGGAGATCATCAAGCGTTACGGCAAGCTGACCGTGTTCGAAAAGCCCGACGCCGTTCAGACGCTGGTGTCGCGGCCGGCGTATGCCTCGGCACTGCTCGACGCGATCGAGGCGGGCACCGTCGCGCGGGCGGATCTGACGGCCTATTCCGTTCGCCAGCTGGCCAACATCACCGATGCCGGCGTCAAGGCGAAGCTGGCCAAGGTGTGGGGCGACGTCCGCCCGACGGACAAGGACAAGCAGCAGAAGATCAAGGACTACAAGAAGCTGTTTGCCGCCGACGTCCTTGCCAAGGCCGATCTTGCCAACGGAAAGGGCGTCTACGCCAAGACGTGCGCGGCTTGTCACACGCTGTTCAACGAAGGCGGCAAAGTCGGGCCCGACCTGACCGGCAGCCAGCGGACGAACCTCGACTACGTGCTGGAGAATGTGGTCGATCCCAGTGCGCAGGTGGCCAGGGAGTTCCGAGTCACGATCATTGATACAAAGGACGACCGAACAATCGACGGAATCGTGACGGCCGAGAACGACAAGAGCGTGACGATCCGCACGACCAATGAGGAGATCACCGTTCCGGTGTCAGAGATCCGCAAACGCCGACAATCGCCGTTGAGCATGATGCCCGAAGGGCAACTCGACACGATGCCGGAGAAGGATCGCGTGGACCTGATCGGGTACCTGATGAAGTGAAGCGGCACCAATTGTTCCGGAAGTCGGTTTCAACACGAAGGGCACGAAGTCACGAAGGCCACGAAGAAAACGCGAAGGGCGTGCTGCTTTTCAACGGCTGTTCCAGGTACCTGATGTCTCCTCGTGTCCTTCGTGCCTTCGTGTTGAAATCGAACTTTAGATGGCATCCCACGGACGTCGCCGAGATCGCCCCCGGCACTGCACACCAACTGGCAGCCCTCTGCGGGAGCTGATCAAAACGGAAGCTCTTTGCCCAGCAGCCGAAACCGCAGCATGGTGAGCGCCATTTTCGCGGCGCGGTCGCGGATCATCTCGCGGTCGCCGGTGAGGATAAATCGCCGGGCGGTGACGCCGTCGGTGTGAGCCAGGGCGATCCAGACGGTGCCGACCGGCTTTTCCGGGGTGCCGCCGTCGGGGCCGGCGATGCCGCTGAGGCTTAGGGCGTACGTCGCCCCGGCGCGGTCGCGGGCGCCCTTGGCCATCGCGAGCACCGTGGCCTCGCTGACCGCGCCGTGGTCGATGAGTGTTTGCGCCGGCACGCCGAGCAGATCTGTTTTTGCCTGATTCGCGTAGGTCACCCAACCATACTTGAAGTAGGCACTGGAACCGGGGATGTCGGTCAGCATCCTGGCGACCAGTCCGCCGGTGCAGCTTTCGGCGGTCGCGACGGTGGGGTGCGATGGGTCTTGCAGCAGCAGCC is part of the Humisphaera borealis genome and encodes:
- a CDS encoding S1 family peptidase; protein product: MPIDLSPSEKLAFTTVRIECDTPAGKSTGTGFYFAFCRKGEQFVPAIVTNKHVVAGSTTGRFHLHLSQNPDSVPTTHTGFEVPDFEKQWIGHPNADVDLCVMPIAPLLRFSEQQGKKLFFIPMDEQLLPTANDLGNLMAIEEVVMVGYTNGIWDHVNNMPVFRRGVTATHPNADYCGRKEFMIDAACFPGSSGSPVLLYNFGNYSDRKGNTIIGSRIKLLGILYAGPQHTATGEIAIQTIQTVSKPVAISRIPNNLGVIIKAERLKDFEAILQPPGGGPSSA
- a CDS encoding PVC-type heme-binding CxxCH protein; translation: MAVSRWMGRGLVALVAVGLLSARSPGADAPAPQPPAPAPLAEAAGRMTVPPGFNVRLFAGEPDVVQPIAFTWDHRGRMWVVQCLSYPNWAMDDSKPGTDSIIILEDTDHDGKFDKRTVFADKLRNVSAIEVGFGGVWIGAIPYLQFIPDRDGDDKPDGPPENLLDGWNVKEVKHNIFSSFTWGPDGWLYATNGIQSKSAVGKPGTPAEKRVKFDCGVWRYHPTKHLFEVVCVGTTNPWGLDFDEYGNCFFTNCVIAHLWHAIPGAHFQRMYGQHTNPYHYGYMQSCADHLHWGGGSWTESRGGQGKHSEAGGGHAHIGAMVYQGDNWPDEYRGGLYTCNLHGNRVNHDIFEAKGSGVVAHHGKDFLLANDTWFRGLAIKSGPDGAVYICDWTDTGECHNYVVVDRMNGRLYRVAFGTPSTVPADLSKLDDTGLIKLLDHKNQWWTRTARRLLQERTATGKLGGDTVASLRKALDVTNDPKAKLRALWHLVAVDGVTPELLTQLTGDSPYVAGWAIRLAVDGGRPSDALLARFAELARSSESPVVRLNLASALQRLPVADRWAIAEGLVQHDDNEDANLPLMVWFGVEPLVSADLSRAMALAEKSKLKIVQQYIARRAVDGVSKPGMEAVVALLDKTSDQELRKWLLVGLKEGLAGLRKVDMPAAWPQVYQKLLASNRGEVREGATQVGLVFGDTLALGDLRKQATDATADPQARQRAIQSLVTAKDADLAPLLHKLLDDRDVRTTAIKAIAAVGHADSAKEIIKRYGKLTVFEKPDAVQTLVSRPAYASALLDAIEAGTVARADLTAYSVRQLANITDAGVKAKLAKVWGDVRPTDKDKQQKIKDYKKLFAADVLAKADLANGKGVYAKTCAACHTLFNEGGKVGPDLTGSQRTNLDYVLENVVDPSAQVAREFRVTIIDTKDDRTIDGIVTAENDKSVTIRTTNEEITVPVSEIRKRRQSPLSMMPEGQLDTMPEKDRVDLIGYLMK
- a CDS encoding DUF1501 domain-containing protein, whose amino-acid sequence is MSLFCNNINVSMNRRDFFARSGLGLGGAALMGLLNRDAIAAEPATKPQGSLPADRGFKTSKGVLDKLHFPVRAKRVIYLFMSGGPSQFELFDHKPLLNEMQGKDLPASVRMGQRLTGMSGNQATLPLAGSIYKFDKYGKSGATVSELMPWTAKCVDDLCFIRSMHTDHINHDPAMTFFQTGHQLAGRPSMGSWMSYGLGSGNENLPSFVVLISKDRIDQPLYSRLWGNGFLGSVHQGVQFRSGGDPVLYLQNPAGISSDSRRKMLDKLGELHRLQFEDLGDPEINARVSQYEMAYRMQTSVPEVMDVANEPASTYELYGEEARHPGTFAANCLLARRLAERDVRFIQLYHPGWDQHGGLPAGIKRQAKDVDQACYGLVTDLKQRGLLDDTLVVWGGEFGRTNYSQGKLTATNYGRDHHPRCFTIWMAGGGIKPGMSYGTTDDFGYNVTSNPVDVHDLHATILHQMGIDHEKLTYKFQGRYYRLTDVHGHVVKDVLSSS
- a CDS encoding prolyl oligopeptidase family serine peptidase — encoded protein: MTYPQTRKVDQSDVYHGVAVADPYRWLEDDNAADTKAWVEAQNKVTFDYLAKIPQRQAIKDRLTELWNYERWGVPGKHGGRYFISRNDGLQNQSVLYTMDTLSAEPKLLIDPNKLSADGTVALSGTAVSEDGHLMAYGLSAAGSDWQEWKVRDIRTGNDLADHLKWVKFSRASWLKDGSGFFYSRYDEPAEGAKLTKVNYFQKLYFHKIGTPQSDDVLVYHRPDQKDWSFSGHVTDDGRYLVIHSGQGTDPKNRVLYKDLSRPESPVVELLMAFDASYDFIDNEGSVFFFKTDLDAPRGRVIAIDVARPQRENWKELIPQSAETLDGVNIVADRFVVEYLKDAHSVVRTFAIDGKPLAEIALPGLGSAGGFGGKRGDRETFYSYTSFTTPGVVYRYDFETGRSEAFRAPNVKFDRDGFETTQVFVPSKDGTKVPMFISHKKGLKLDGTNPTILYGYGGFNIPMTPGFSVSRVAWMEMGGVYAVANLRGGGEYGEEWHEAGTKLKKQNVFDDFIASAEWLIANKYTSSQKLAIQGGSNGGLLVGAAMTQRPELFKAAVPAVGVMDMLRFHKFTIGWAWKSDYGSADDAAEFKVLYGYSPYHNLKPGVKYPSTMVTTADHDDRVVPAHSFKFAARLQECHGGDNPVLIRIDVKAGHGGGKPTAKIIEEQADAMAFLVKELGM
- a CDS encoding tetratricopeptide repeat protein → MELKPVACGAHHKSLTNDQELDIAESAIGEADLPHAAHHLANAVMNDPADARMIELLGRALNAAEDAVELFPLKDDNYVGTVACRVFALGANGRYAEAFDLLPHLHKAAPHREFLKWGTRWLGRAGAAEQVDPVKAASCFAGYLQMYPGIVVESAEGRADLSELEPVALRMAQLHPTDGVLAGFYAAVIRKLGRIDEAIKHSEAAFRANRSYMTGCALAMALSGAGRSDEAIEVYKEMIKIDPKDAAARADIAEIHLSERRFEEALKWAEDTLRVDPAHTTAMPMSYFLKALLGRQGDWQGALERYAEQNPSSDRARYWLNSLKPFVGFLPHTTEASLDGIRQFLDSRKPGEEPVAPGAIKMTISSMEAPSAWQAIELALGWPRGSFTPEITEIPHPDPRVPRGEVDYLLWRYDGTAPRPALPAPHAYVVKKVLEIAERPYDAESWWAMAGSIAAELGPKSVPSLLGMMVNPAAPPTGWPAWDWVQRQQFASAFIIARVDAGWSQSHRRKALYSLLRGPVDWTTNAGYTAMVQLAIEERSDEIAAEATDMLMELAKNRPNPGYCCYEYAMVINALRLPNLDASLRYELQKWRAGLEQSE